From the Bacteroidota bacterium genome, the window AAAAAGCGAAAGCTGATATCCAAAGCAGGTTTACTACAAATAAGAAAATATTTGCAGAACTAGTCATTTCGGGAGCTACAGTTAAATAAGGATGTAGTATTCCTGCCAAAACCAGTGTTATAACGTAGATAATAAACAATAAAACAGAATACTTAATTATCTTAAAATCCAGAGAAAACAGCACTACGAAGAAACCTACAAAAATCAAGCCCCCGGAATGGGGTATTCCTCCAAGTTTTAGTATGAATAAAAATGTGCCAACGGTAATAAGTACTTGATTAATAACCTGTATTTTTTTTAGATTTTCACGTACAAAAAACGCCGCAATAAGGTATTCAAGAAAGATTACTGAAAGAAAAAGACCATAACTGAGAAGTATTTTGAACTCCGGGTAAATAAGCCAAAAAACAAATGTTAGAACTACAATGACAATAAAGAATGCCAAAGAGGCAATCCAGTAATTTTTCCTCAGGATCAGGTTATTTTTTCCTATACCGGGATAAGAAATGATCTTTTCAATCCTTTTGTCTATTTTTTTAAGGTCAAAGAGTTTCACCATATTAAATTTTAACACGGTGGAAAGGATGATCTAAAATTACGAAAAATAATGATGATTTAAGATTAAAAAAAATAACCTTTTACAATTAAGCTTTTTAGCTCTCTGGGTTACTTAACTTAGTAGAAATATTAGGGTTATTGTTAAACAAAACGCTTAACTTAAACGATATCGCTCCAACGGAAATATAACCCTTATTCATCAAAATACTCTTTAGTAAAACCACCGTTAATTTCACCTCACAAACAGGTAAAACCTTTGCTTTCGGTCATGGAATTTCGTACCTTTGCGGATTGCAAACTACTGTCTTTGAAGTGATTATATGTTTAATCTAAATTCAAAGCTATGAAGAAATTATTGATTCCAATTATTGCGGTATTGTTTCTTTTATTTTCGTCGTGCGATGAGATTGATGAATTAACTGAAATTGAAGTTGATGTTGATTTAGAAACTTCTGAAATGATAATTTCACCTCCTGTGGCTAAAAAAAGTACTAATGATGAGGTTGGTTATGATTATTATGTTACAGATTATATCATCGTGGATGATATTGAGGAGCTAGAAGGTTATTCTGAACAAATTGAAAGTATAGTTATTGATAATGTGGAAGTTAAGATAATAAGTGTGTCGGAAGATAATACATTTACAAGGGCAGGTACTTATATAAGAATTGGAACATCTGGATTAATAGCTAAGGATGTTTTAGATGAAGATGTTGAATTAACAGTAGATTATACCTTTCAACTCTCTGATGAATTTAAAACTAAACTAGAAGAAAATATTAACACTGTAGACCTATTTTATGATCTTAATTTTGAATTAGGTGGTACTTTGAGCAATGATGCTACAGTAACATGTATTATTATTATAAAATCAAAATTCAACATTGATTTAAATTAAAGAAACTGTATTAAATTATACAACAAAAGAACGGATAAGTATAGCACTAATCCGTTCTTTTATATATTTAATCAATTCTTAATGAAATGTAACTACTCCGGTAGCAATATCGTACATAGCTGCAACTATTTTAATTTCGCCCTTCTCTTCTCTTTTCCTCAAAATTTCACTTTCTTTTCTGATAATTTCTATTGAGTTCAGGGTGTTATTATCGATAACGGCATTAACATATTCGAGATTTTTTCCTGTCATATCTTCAAAATCTGCTGTTCTTTCAATTGCAGGTTTAATCTTTGTGAGGGTTTTGGTAAGATTTCCCAATTCTGCACCACTGATAGCCGCATTAACGGCGCCACACCCCGTGTGCCCCATTACAACAAACAATTTTGTGCCGGCAACTTCGGATGCGTACTCCATTCCACCTATAATATCGTTATTGACTACATTTCCCGGAGATCTGAAAGAAAACAATTCTCCGATGGTTTTGTCAAAGATTCTCTCGATCGGTAACCTTGAGTCCATACATGCCAGTACCGCTGCCATTGGGTTCTGCCCCCCCTTTGTAGCTTCTAATACATGATGAGTTTTAATGTTTCGTAATTCATCATTTACAAATCTTTCATTACCTTTTTTCAATAACTCAATGACTTGATCGGGTGTCAATAGTTCCTGTATTTGTTTGCCAATTGTCATAATTTCTGTGATTTAGAGTCGTTAATAATATTTTTAAACAATTCGAACTGATTATCAGGCATTCTATGCGAAATACCTATAACTTCAAGCTCTATATCTTTATATTTTGCTTTCTCTTTAAATTCTTCTATTACCTCAATAATATCGTAATCAATACTTACTGATTTTGTCGCGTCTATAATCAGTTTTGTTCTGGGCTCTATATGATCTAATTTTTTTAAAAGACCACCTTTATTTAAAAAAGACACCTCCTGCGATAATGTTATTTTTACACAATTGTCTTTTGCTTTCACTTCTTCCAAATTGATAGAAGTTCTGTAGTTTGCCATCAATATATTGAA encodes:
- a CDS encoding carbonic anhydrase family protein, which translates into the protein MTIGKQIQELLTPDQVIELLKKGNERFVNDELRNIKTHHVLEATKGGQNPMAAVLACMDSRLPIERIFDKTIGELFSFRSPGNVVNNDIIGGMEYASEVAGTKLFVVMGHTGCGAVNAAISGAELGNLTKTLTKIKPAIERTADFEDMTGKNLEYVNAVIDNNTLNSIEIIRKESEILRKREEKGEIKIVAAMYDIATGVVTFH